Proteins from one Panicum virgatum strain AP13 chromosome 7K, P.virgatum_v5, whole genome shotgun sequence genomic window:
- the LOC120641472 gene encoding dof zinc finger protein 1-like isoform X2 produces the protein MDAAHWQQSLGLVKPMEEMLMAANAGAAANTSQGSNPNPPAPSSAAGGGAALRAPAPPAVAGVGSTERRARPQKEKALNCPRCNSTNTKFCYYNNYSLQQPRYFCKTCRRYWTEGGSLRNVPVGGGSRKNKRSTSSSASASASTSASVTSSSMVTTAGAASKNPKLAHEGAQDLNLAFPHHGGLHVPEFAAFPSLESSNVCNSGGAMAGNGRGGGGGAGPAVGAFSAMELLRSSGCYMPLQVPMPMPGDYAAAGFALGEFRAPPPPPPPSQSVLGFSLDAHGPGPGAAAAGYGSSAGLPENAGRLLFPFEDLKPPVSSGGGGVAAGASGGAGDGNSGHHQFDHNKEQGGGGPPSAGHDTPGFWNGMIGGSGASW, from the exons ATGGATGCAGCCCACTGGCAGCAG AGCCTAGGGCTGGTGAAGCCCATGGAGGAGATGCTGATGGCGGCCaacgcgggcgccgccgcgaacaCGAGCCAGGGCTCCAATCCGaacccgccggcgccgtcgtcggcggctgggggcggcgccgccctgcGCGCCCCCGCACCGCCGGCCGTGGCGGGCGTGGGTAGCAcggagcggcgcgcgcggccgcagaAGGAGAAGGCGCTCAACTGCCCGCGGTGCAACTCCACCAATACCAAGTTCTGCTACTACAACAACTACAGCCTCCAGCAGCCGCGCTACTTCTGCAAGACGTGCCGCCGCTACTGGACGGAGGGCGGCTCCCTCCGGAACGtgcccgtcggcggcggctcgcggaAGAACAAGCGCTCCACCTCCTCGTCCGCGTCCGcgtccgcctccacctccgcctcggTCACGAGCTCGTCTATGGTCACCACAGCGGGGGCGGCGTCCAAGAACCCGAAGCTGGCGCACGAGGGCGCGCAGGACCTCAATCTGGCGTTCCCGCACCACGGCGGCCTGCACGTGCCCGAGTTCGCGGCGTTCCCGAGCCTGGAGAGCAGCAACGTGTGCAACTCCGGCGGCGCAATGGCGGGCaacggccggggcggcggcggcggcgcagggcccgCGGTAGGCGCTTTCTCGGCCATGGAACTGCTGCGGAGCTCCGGCTGCTACATGCCGCTGCaggtgccgatgccgatgccgGGAGACTACGCGGCGGCAGGGTTCGCGCTCGGGGAgttccgcgcgccgccgccgccgcctccaccgtccCAGAGCGTGCTCGGGTTCTCGCTGGACGCGCACGGCCCGGGGCCCGGTGCTGCCGCGGCCGGGTATGGGTCCAGCGCGGGGTTGCCGGAGAACGCGGGCAGGTTATTGTTCCCGTTCGAGGACTTGAAGCCGCCGGTCAGttctggaggcggcggcgtggccgccggTGCaagcggtggcgccggcgacggAAACAGCGGCCATCATCAATTTGACCACAACAAGGAGCaaggcggcggaggcccacCCAGTGCTGGGCACGACACGCCGGGATTCTGGAACGGCATgatcggcggcagcggcgcttcTTGGTAA
- the LOC120641472 gene encoding dof zinc finger protein 1-like isoform X1 — MCSRSSGGSTTATHNPTRAQAKSLGLVKPMEEMLMAANAGAAANTSQGSNPNPPAPSSAAGGGAALRAPAPPAVAGVGSTERRARPQKEKALNCPRCNSTNTKFCYYNNYSLQQPRYFCKTCRRYWTEGGSLRNVPVGGGSRKNKRSTSSSASASASTSASVTSSSMVTTAGAASKNPKLAHEGAQDLNLAFPHHGGLHVPEFAAFPSLESSNVCNSGGAMAGNGRGGGGGAGPAVGAFSAMELLRSSGCYMPLQVPMPMPGDYAAAGFALGEFRAPPPPPPPSQSVLGFSLDAHGPGPGAAAAGYGSSAGLPENAGRLLFPFEDLKPPVSSGGGGVAAGASGGAGDGNSGHHQFDHNKEQGGGGPPSAGHDTPGFWNGMIGGSGASW, encoded by the exons ATGTGTAGCAGAAGCAGCGGCGGCAGTACTACTGCAACACACAACCCTACAAGAGCACAAGCAAAG AGCCTAGGGCTGGTGAAGCCCATGGAGGAGATGCTGATGGCGGCCaacgcgggcgccgccgcgaacaCGAGCCAGGGCTCCAATCCGaacccgccggcgccgtcgtcggcggctgggggcggcgccgccctgcGCGCCCCCGCACCGCCGGCCGTGGCGGGCGTGGGTAGCAcggagcggcgcgcgcggccgcagaAGGAGAAGGCGCTCAACTGCCCGCGGTGCAACTCCACCAATACCAAGTTCTGCTACTACAACAACTACAGCCTCCAGCAGCCGCGCTACTTCTGCAAGACGTGCCGCCGCTACTGGACGGAGGGCGGCTCCCTCCGGAACGtgcccgtcggcggcggctcgcggaAGAACAAGCGCTCCACCTCCTCGTCCGCGTCCGcgtccgcctccacctccgcctcggTCACGAGCTCGTCTATGGTCACCACAGCGGGGGCGGCGTCCAAGAACCCGAAGCTGGCGCACGAGGGCGCGCAGGACCTCAATCTGGCGTTCCCGCACCACGGCGGCCTGCACGTGCCCGAGTTCGCGGCGTTCCCGAGCCTGGAGAGCAGCAACGTGTGCAACTCCGGCGGCGCAATGGCGGGCaacggccggggcggcggcggcggcgcagggcccgCGGTAGGCGCTTTCTCGGCCATGGAACTGCTGCGGAGCTCCGGCTGCTACATGCCGCTGCaggtgccgatgccgatgccgGGAGACTACGCGGCGGCAGGGTTCGCGCTCGGGGAgttccgcgcgccgccgccgccgcctccaccgtccCAGAGCGTGCTCGGGTTCTCGCTGGACGCGCACGGCCCGGGGCCCGGTGCTGCCGCGGCCGGGTATGGGTCCAGCGCGGGGTTGCCGGAGAACGCGGGCAGGTTATTGTTCCCGTTCGAGGACTTGAAGCCGCCGGTCAGttctggaggcggcggcgtggccgccggTGCaagcggtggcgccggcgacggAAACAGCGGCCATCATCAATTTGACCACAACAAGGAGCaaggcggcggaggcccacCCAGTGCTGGGCACGACACGCCGGGATTCTGGAACGGCATgatcggcggcagcggcgcttcTTGGTAA